The proteins below come from a single Diadema setosum chromosome 21, eeDiaSeto1, whole genome shotgun sequence genomic window:
- the LOC140244825 gene encoding pyroglutamylated RF-amide peptide receptor-like, which produces METLSSLNQSLTSEYIMNCSYAFLGQCSLTISISRVLFPLTLVVIVLGITANVLVLIAILAYPEMRTIPNVYIVNLAVTDILFLVFVAGSNNYEYYRGAFQPERFTTALSTYVYYMELVTAMATVLMLTALTIDRFLAIVYPLRSRCRTKKRAIIICLLVWLLSFGIGGFYFGAEIEGDMLESWKEPNAKYLVTAGTVIIYVIPVAVILVCYVAILRVVWLKRLSDENATAETRLRRTRQKNAVLRASVFIVLVFIVIQGLYNAVFLWITYGGSRNVHPATVVIIFTVAQSLLHLNSLINPFLYALSHERFYRNICHALCYVCVVCRRQREKRTNSTIVDVDSKNSRLADRQPEPVKGAFFPSHNINSEEHSTKL; this is translated from the exons ATGGAAACGCTCTCATCGCTGAACCAGTCTCTGACAAGTGAATACATCATGAACTGCTCCTACGCCTTCCTGGGTCAGTGTAGTCTTACCATCTCCATCTCTCGAGTCCTCTTCCCTCTCACACTCGTCGTCATCGTCCTCGGCATCACCGCCAACGTTCTCGTGCTCATCGCCATCCTCGCGTATCCAGAGATGCGAACTATCCCCAACGTCTACATTGTCAATCTTGCTGTCACTGACATTCTTTTTCTGGTCTTCGTCGCCGGCTCGAACAACTACGAGTACTACAGGGGAGCCTTTCAGCCTGAGAGGTTCACCACGGCCTTGTCGACATACGTGTACTACATGGAACTG GTGACTGCAATGGCCACAGTGCTGATGCTTACGGCTCTGACCATCGATCGATTCCTTGCGATAGTGTACCCTCTTCGATCGCGATGTCGGACGAAAAAACGCGCCATCATCATCTGCCTCCTCGTTTGGTTAT TATCGTTTGGTATCGGAGGGTTCTATTTCGGAGCAGAGATTGAAGGCGACATGTTGGAATCATGGAAGGAACCTAACGCCAAATATCTGGTGACAGCTGGAACAGTTATCATTTACGTCATTCCAGTTGCAGTCATCCTCGTCTGCTACGTGGCCATTCTACGTGTGGTGTGGTTGAAGCGACTCAGCGATGAAAACGCCACGGCCGAAACGCGCCTAAGACGGACGCGCCAAAAGAATGCCGTCTTGCGCGCGTCCGTCTTCATCGTACTAGTGTTCATAGTCATCCAAGGACTATATAACGCTGTCTTTCTTTGGATAACATATGGCGGATCGCGCAACGTTCATCCCGCCACTGTAGTGATCATATTCACAGTGGCTCAGAGTTTGCTACACTTGAACAGCCTTATAAATCCTTTTTTATACGCGCTCTCTCACGAGCGTTTTTACCGCAACATTTGCCACGCCCTCTGTTACGTATGTGTCGTCTGTCGCCGGCAGCGGGAAAAGAGAACCAACTCGACTATTGTCGATGTAGATTCAAAGAACAGCCGACTGGCTGACCGCCAACCAGAGCCAGTAAAAGGCGCGTTTTTCCCGTCACACAATATCAACAGCGAAGAACACTCCACTAAGTTGTGA
- the LOC140244827 gene encoding somatostatin receptor type 5-like, with translation METLSSLNQSLTSEYIMNCSYAFLGQCSLTISISRVLFPLTLVVIVLGITANVLVLIAILAYPEMRTIPNVYIVNLAVTDILFLVFVAGSNSYEYYRGAFQPERFTTALSTYVYYMELVTAMATVLMLTALTIDRFLAIVYPLRSRCRTKKRAIIICLLVWLLSFGIGGFYFGAEIEGDMLESWKEPNAKYLVTAGTVIIYVIPVAVILVCYVAILRVVWLKRLSDENATAETRLRRTRQKNAVLRASVFIVLVFIVIQGLYNAVFLWITYGGSRNVHPATVVIIFTVAQSLLHLNSLINPFLYALSHERFYRNICHALCYVCVVCRRQREKRTNSTIANVDSKNSRLPDRQPEPVKGAFFPSHNINSEEHSTKFRSRAVVWAALGFVNSGYACFACAKLQRIVVAGAGRKPPYASS, from the exons ATGGAAACGCTCTCATCGCTGAACCAGTCTCTGACAAGTGAATACATCATGAACTGCTCCTACGCCTTCCTGGGTCAGTGTAGTCTTACCATCTCCATCTCTCGAGTCCTCTTCCCTCTCACACTCGTCGTCATCGTCCTCGGCATCACCGCCAACGTTCTCGTGCTCATCGCCATCCTCGCGTATCCAGAGATGCGAACTATCCCCAACGTCTACATTGTCAATCTTGCTGTCACTGACATTCTTTTTCTGGTCTTCGTCGCCGGCTCGAACAGCTACGAGTACTACAGGGGAGCCTTTCAGCCTGAGAGGTTCACCACGGCCTTGTCGACATACGTGTACTACATGGAACTG GTGACTGCAATGGCCACAGTGCTGATGCTTACGGCTCTGACCATCGATCGATTCCTTGCGATAGTGTACCCTCTTCGATCGCGATGTCGGACGAAAAAACGCGCCATCATCATCTGCCTCCTCGTTTGGTTAT TATCGTTTGGTATCGGAGGGTTCTATTTCGGAGCAGAGATTGAAGGCGACATGTTAGAATCATGGAAGGAACCCAACGCCAAATATCTGGTGACAGCTGGAACAGTTATCATTTACGTCATTCCAGTCGCAGTCATCCTCGTCTGCTACGTGGCCATTCTACGTGTGGTGTGGTTGAAACGACTCAGCGATGAAAACGCCACGGCCGAGACGCGCCTAAGACGGACGCGCCAAAAGAATGCCGTCTTGCGCGCGTCCGTCTTCATCGTACTAGTGTTCATAGTCATCCAAGGACTATATAACGCTGTCTTTCTTTGGATAACATATGGCGGATCGCGCAACGTTCATCCCGCCACTGTAGTGATCATATTCACAGTGGCTCAGAGTTTGCTACACTTGAATAGCCTTATAAACCCTTTTTTATACGCGCTCTCTCACGAGCGTTTTTACCGCAACATTTGCCACGCCCTCTGTTACGTATGTGTCGTCTGTCGCCGGCAGCGGGAAAAGAGAACCAACTCGACTATTGCCAATGTAGATTCAAAGAACAGCCGACTGCCTGACCGCCAACCAGAGCCAGTGAAAGGCGCGTTTTTCCCGTCACACAATATCAACAGCGAAGAACACTCCACTAAGTT CCGGTCTCGTGCCGTGGTTTGGGCGGCCCTCGGATTTGTCAATAGTGGCTATGCCTGCTTTGCATGCGCAAAATTGCAGCGCATCGTGGTGGCCGGGGCCGGCCGTAAACCCCCGTATGCTAGCAGCTAG
- the LOC140244824 gene encoding allatostatin-A receptor-like, whose protein sequence is MPEVDATTLSSREDLGSRHLRATPPVKEKSSSSRAMFQDFVAHNSTDGCPNVQTSSAWSWQAIAWSWWLILQMFTAMLGIVGNSLVIIVLFIRRELCRSTDTLVGALAAADLLASVFMIPLPQALTVPSSFLGQVYCKVVYSSMFLWVSFEASTYTLTAIAVERYIAVAYPFHFKNLVTRKRVVIVIVANWILGFMITSYVFKVANLDNSSNHCVPAFLSKDVQMLIGTTLFIMDFVLPALISLTMQVMTAHALFRQSRVFRKDSNQEGGSNPSARHLAARKRVLQMMFIVVLVFILCWGPSQCFYFVFNLGLLTDSHLYSPLHKSLVVLSFGNSCANPIIYTIRYPEFRSAIGELFSSKKGKARAALFSERTEGKTVNYAESVDD, encoded by the coding sequence ATGCCTGAAGTAGACGCTACGACGCTGAGCTCTAGAGAAGATCTCGGAAGCAGACACCTTAGGGCCACGCCGCCGGTAAAAGAGAAATCGTCGTCTTCAAGAGCGATGTTTCAGGACTTTGTGGCACATAATTCCACTGACGGATGTCCCAACGTTCAGACGTCGTCTGCGTGGTCCTGGCAAGCCATAGCGTGGTCGTGGTGGTTGATCCTCCAAATGTTTACTGCCATGCTGGGCATTGTAGGCAATTCCCTTGTGATCATCGTCCTTTTCATCCGAAGAGAGCTGTGTCGTTCCACAGACACGCTGGTTGGTGCTCTGGCTGCGGCGGATCTGCTTGCGTCCGTCTTTATGATACCACTCCCTCAAGCACTAACGGTCCCTTCGTCATTTCTTGGACAGGTGTACTGCAAAGTTGTGTACTCATCTATGTTTCTTTGGGTGTCATTTGAAGCTTCCACTTACACCCTAACGGCCATAGCTGTGGAAAGGTACATCGCTGTGGCTTATCCTTTCCATTTTAAGAATTTAGTAACTCGGAAGCGGGTCGTCATCGTAATAGTAGCGAATTGGATCCTGGGGTTCATGATCACTTCTTACGTATTTAAAGTCGCAAATCTTGATAACTCTTCAAACCACTGCGTTCCGGCGTTCCTGTCCAAAGACGTCCAAATGCTCATCGGAACAACTTTGTTCATAATGGACTTTGTGCTACCCGCATTGATATCACTAACCATGCAGGTAATGACGGCCCACGCCCTGTTCCGCCAGTCTCGAGTGTTCCGTAAAGATAGCAATCAGGAGGGTGGATCGAATCCGTCGGCTAGACATCTAGCAGCCAGGAAACGCGTCTTACAGATGATGTTCATTGTGGTTCTCGTCTTCATCCTGTGTTGGGGTCCATCGCAGTGTTTTTACTTCGTCTTTAACTTAGGATTGCTAACAGACTCGCACTTGTATAGCCCTTTACACAAGTCACTAGTTGTTCTTTCTTTCGGAAACTCCTGCGCAAACCCGATCATCTACACCATACGTTACCCAGAGTTCCGCTCGGCAATAGGAGAGCTGTTTTCTTCGAAGAAAGGAAAGGCAAGGGCAGCATTATTCAGTGAGAGAACAGAGGGAAAAACTGTAAATTATGCCGAGAGCGTTGATGACTAG